Proteins from a genomic interval of Microcoleus sp. FACHB-831:
- a CDS encoding D-alanyl-D-alanine carboxypeptidase, whose protein sequence is MLELFSSGLMGAWLDMAGIKPNQLNVADLLEWQGVSLLALPTEPDPADEKTMDQYLRQLSTKGMAAGNQAVWMQSGQSLLANHQGKVPVPAASLTKIATTLAALETWGPAHAFETLIGTTGTIKNGVLQGDLVVTGSGDPFFVWEEAIALSAALNRLGIRRVNGNLIIVGDFSMNYQPNPTLSGQLLKQGLDNKYWPRFTAVQYAAMYPKTPKPQVVIAGGIRVSSVPLPKQILLVRHKSMSLTQIIKQMNIYSNNEMAEMLAKSVGGASMVSQIAAKSAGVPNEEIQLVNGSGLGVENRISPRAACGMLLAIQNHLHSQQMSVADMFPVSGRDRRGTMLARKIPTGTVIKTGTLNAVSALAGVMPTRDRGLVWFAIINGGNDVEAFRQQQDVLLQNLLKRWGVAETPPPAITPSSAIADGAKVLGDTHRNKIVSGFQAKF, encoded by the coding sequence ATGCTGGAACTTTTTAGCTCGGGGTTGATGGGTGCATGGCTGGACATGGCTGGTATAAAGCCCAATCAATTGAATGTTGCTGACCTGCTGGAGTGGCAGGGTGTTTCTTTATTGGCGTTACCCACAGAACCAGATCCAGCCGATGAAAAGACTATGGATCAGTACTTGCGCCAATTGTCAACAAAAGGAATGGCGGCAGGAAATCAAGCGGTATGGATGCAGTCAGGACAGTCACTGTTAGCCAATCACCAAGGTAAGGTTCCTGTTCCAGCAGCATCTTTGACAAAGATTGCCACAACACTGGCTGCATTGGAAACTTGGGGGCCAGCACATGCATTTGAAACCCTTATCGGTACGACCGGAACCATCAAAAATGGCGTTTTGCAAGGAGATTTAGTAGTAACGGGTAGTGGCGATCCATTTTTTGTCTGGGAGGAAGCGATCGCTCTTTCTGCTGCCCTAAACCGCTTGGGCATCCGCCGCGTTAACGGCAATTTGATCATTGTCGGAGATTTTTCGATGAACTACCAGCCTAACCCTACCCTAAGCGGCCAGTTGCTCAAGCAAGGATTAGATAACAAATACTGGCCGAGGTTTACTGCTGTCCAATACGCAGCTATGTATCCAAAAACGCCAAAGCCTCAAGTTGTTATTGCTGGCGGTATCAGAGTATCTTCGGTGCCTTTACCCAAACAAATCTTGCTGGTGCGTCATAAGTCGATGTCCCTAACTCAAATCATCAAGCAGATGAACATCTACAGCAACAACGAAATGGCTGAGATGCTGGCAAAATCTGTAGGAGGTGCATCGATGGTCTCCCAAATCGCGGCTAAATCTGCTGGCGTCCCTAACGAGGAAATTCAGTTGGTAAATGGTTCGGGATTGGGCGTAGAAAATCGCATTTCTCCCCGTGCTGCCTGTGGTATGTTGCTGGCTATTCAAAACCATTTACACTCCCAGCAGATGAGTGTTGCTGATATGTTCCCTGTTTCAGGACGCGATCGCCGGGGTACTATGCTAGCTCGCAAAATTCCCACCGGTACCGTGATCAAAACTGGAACTCTCAATGCAGTGAGTGCCCTTGCAGGAGTAATGCCAACACGCGATCGCGGCTTAGTTTGGTTTGCTATCATCAACGGTGGCAATGATGTCGAAGCTTTTAGGCAGCAGCAAGACGTGCTTCTGCAAAATTTATTAAAGCGCTGGGGCGTAGCAGAAACTCCACCACCAGCTATTACCCCCAGTAG